The Geobacillus genomosp. 3 genome segment CGCACTTCGGCAAAACCGGTGCCGCCGGCGCTGTTGCGGCGGTTGACGGCCGTGCGCGGGTTCAAGGCGTCATAAATGTCTTCGTCAAAGAGCGGCGACGCCTCCTGATACACCTCAAGCGGCAAGTCGGCCAAAAAGACGCCTTTCTCAATGCAAAGCAGCACGAGCTTGCCGACGATTTCATGCGCCTCGCGGAACGGGACGCCTTTGGCGGCCAAGTAATCGGCGAGCTCGGTCGCGTTCGAAAAGTCCTGCTTCGTCGCCCGCTCCATGACGTCTGTGCGCACGTTCATCGTCTCAATCATGCCGGTGAAAATTTTCAACGACCCGACGACCGTCTTCACCGTATCGAACATGCCTTCCTTATCTTCTTGCATGTCTTTGTTGTAGGCGAGCGGCAGCCCTTTCATCACCGTAAGGAGCGCCATCAAGTGGCCGTACACGCGGCCGGTTTTGCCGCGGATGAGCTCGGCCATGTCCGGGTTTTTCTTTTGCGGCATGATGCTGCTGCCGGTCGCAAACGCATCATCGAGCTCAATGAACTGAAACTCTTGGCTTGACCAAAGAATGAGCTCTTCGGCGAGCCGCGACAGGTGCATCATGAGCATCGAGCTGTTGCTCAAAAATTCGATGATGAAATCGCGGTCGCTCACAGCGTCCAAGCTGTTTTCGTAAATGCCGGCAAAGCCCAACAGCTCCGCCGTCCGCCCGCGGTCGATCGGAAACGTCGTCCCGGCGAGCGCCCCGGCGCCGAGCGGCGACTTGTTGATGCGCGTTTGCGA includes the following:
- the argH gene encoding argininosuccinate lyase; this translates as MKKLWGGRFTKTAEEWVDEFGASIPFDQELVEEDIEGSLAHVTMLGECGILPAEDVEKIKGGLNRLLEKAKRGELEFSVAYEDIHLNIEKMLIDDIGPVGGKLHTGRSRNDQVATDMHLYLRKRVAEILGLIRGLQRALVAQAETHVETIMPGYTHLQRAQPISFAHHLLAYVWMLERDYERFSESQTRINKSPLGAGALAGTTFPIDRGRTAELLGFAGIYENSLDAVSDRDFIIEFLSNSSMLMMHLSRLAEELILWSSQEFQFIELDDAFATGSSIMPQKKNPDMAELIRGKTGRVYGHLMALLTVMKGLPLAYNKDMQEDKEGMFDTVKTVVGSLKIFTGMIETMNVRTDVMERATKQDFSNATELADYLAAKGVPFREAHEIVGKLVLLCIEKGVFLADLPLEVYQEASPLFDEDIYDALNPRTAVNRRNSAGGTGFAEVRAAIEKAKEKLNTP